The Desulfovibrio porci genome contains a region encoding:
- a CDS encoding MFS transporter, whose amino-acid sequence MNSRKSPRAKKQIMLAVGILCIATCLRAPFTSIGPLLEIVRESLHLSTAAAGLVNALPLLAFAAISPAAPSVSRRLGLEPALGMALVLVGGGVLLRSLGHIWSLYLGVMFQ is encoded by the coding sequence ATGAATTCCAGAAAGTCGCCCAGGGCAAAAAAACAAATCATGCTTGCCGTGGGCATTTTATGCATCGCCACGTGCTTGCGGGCTCCTTTTACGAGTATCGGCCCGCTGTTGGAAATAGTGCGGGAATCTCTTCACCTCAGCACAGCGGCGGCGGGCCTTGTCAATGCCCTGCCGCTGCTGGCCTTCGCGGCAATATCCCCGGCCGCGCCGTCCGTAAGCAGGAGGCTTGGGCTGGAACCGGCATTGGGCATGGCGCTCGTGCTGGTAGGCGGCGGAGTCCTTCTGCGATCTTTGGGCCACATCTGGAGCTTGTATCTAGGTGTAATGTTCCAATAG